A genomic segment from Glycine max cultivar Williams 82 chromosome 1, Glycine_max_v4.0, whole genome shotgun sequence encodes:
- the LOC100801785 gene encoding scarecrow-like protein 6 isoform X2: protein MKAMPLPFEEFQGKGVLDFSSASDLFSVLLHHPQPKWTTDKADYCYVGSSTEPTSVLDSRRSPSPPTSSSTMSSSLGSSSNNSTNPTPPSGNNNNNPPQESSPEKCGIRMEDWEGQDQSILRLIMGDVEDPSAGLSKLLQSTACGSQSVDFNAGFGVVDQQGLNMNMNMVSSGNIDQNYPAGFPFIAENIDGQNAKAGSGTGQVSESVVFSGNNPLMVSTSVSPGVFTSQQQQEFGVVDEKPQVINPQFMLNQNQVQFSENPSFFVPLMYPQVQVQEQQVFSPPHQSKRPLFDTIGHNFQAPRLPLLDSGQEVFGRRQQTQLPLFPHHMQQQQQQQQSMGLPSAKQQKVSSTGDDASHQFQQAIFDQLYKTAELIEAGNPVHAQGILARLNHQLSPIGKPFQRAAFYMKEALMSLLHSNAHSFMAFSPISFIFKIGAYKSFSEISPVLQFANFTCNQALIEAVERFDRIHVIDFDIGFGVQWSSFMQELALRSSGAPSLKVTAIVSPSTCDEVELNFTRENLIQYAKDINVSFELNVFSIESLNSASCPLLGQFFDNEAIAVNMPVSSFTNYPSLFPSVLHFVKQLRPKVVVTLDRICDRIDVPLPTNVVHVLQCYSALLESLDAVNVNLDALQKIERHFIQPAIKKIILGHHHSQEKLPPWRNLFIQSGFSPFTFSNFTEAQAECLVQRAPVRGFHVERKPSSLVLCWQRKELISVSTWRC from the exons ATGAAGGCCATGCCCTTGCCTTTTGAGGAATTTCAAGGGAAGGGAGTGTTGGATTTCTCTTCTGCCTCAGATTTATTTTCAGTGCTTTTGCATCATCCACAACCAAAGTGGACCACAGACAAAGCGGACTATTGCTATGTGGGCAGCAGCACTGAGCCCACCTCAGTTCTTGACTCCAGAAGAAGCCCTAGCCCTCCCACTTCCTCCTCCACAATGTCCTCTTCTCTtggcagcagcagcaacaacagcac CAACCCAACACCACCCTcaggcaacaacaacaacaaccctcCTCAGGAATCCAGCCCTGAGAAATGTGGCATCAGGATGGAGGACTGGGAGGGTCAAGATCAATCCATTCTGAGGCTCATCATGGGGGATGTTGAAGACCCTTCTGCTGGATTGAGCAAGCTCCTTCAAAGCACTGCCTGTGGCTCTCAAAGTGTTGATTTCAATGCTGGCTTTGGTGTTGTTGATCAACAAGGgttgaatatgaatatgaatatgGTGAGTAGTGGTAATATTGACCAAAATTACCCTGCTGGTTTCCCTTTCATTGCTGAGAATATTGATGGCCAGAATGCCAAGGCTGGTTCTGGGACTGGCCAGGTTTCAGAATCTGTTGTTTTCTCTGGCAACAATCCCCTCATGGTGTCAACATCTGTGTCCCCTGGTGTGTTCACTTCTCAGCAGCAGCAGGAGTTTGGAGTGGTGGATGAGAAGCCTCAGGTTATTAATCCACAGTTTATGTTGAACCAGAACCAAGTTCAGTTCTCAGAGAATCCTTCTTTCTTTGTGCCATTGATGTACCCCCAGGTGCAGGTGCAGGAGCAACAGGTTTTCTCTCCTCCGCATCAATCGAAACGCCCTCTCTTTGACACGATTGGTCACAATTTTCAGGCTCCAAGGTTGCCCCTTTTGGATTCAGGGCAAGAGGTGTTTGGTAGGAGGCAGCAAACACAGCTGCCATTGTTTCCTCACCatatgcaacaacaacaacaacaacaacaatcaatgGGTTTGCCATCTGCTAAACAGCAGAAGGTGAGTTCCACCGGAGACGATGCAAGCCACCAGTTTCAACAGGCTATATTTGATCAGTTGTACAAAACTGCTGAGCTCATAGAAGCTGGTAATCCGGTTCATGCGCAAGGGATATTGGCGCGGCTCAATCACCAGCTCTCCCCTATAGGTAAGCCTTTTCAGAGGGCTGCTTTCTACATGAAGGAGGCTTTGATGTCACTGCTTCATTCAAATGCTCACAGTTTCATGGCTTTTTCGCCAATTAGTTTCATATTCAAAATCGGAGCTTATAAGTCCTTTTCTGAGATATCACCTGTACTTCAGTTTGCCAATTTTACTTGCAACCAAGCCCTCATTGAAGCTGTGGAAAGGTTTGACCGAATTCATgttattgattttgatattgGGTTTGGAGTACAGTGGTCATCTTTTATGCAAGAGCTTGCCTTGAGGAGTAGTGGGGCACCTTCACTCAAGGTCACTGCCATTGTGTCACCCTCCACTTGTGATGAGGTTGAGCTCAATTTCACTAGAGAGAATTTGATCCAATACGCCAAGGACATCAACGTGTCATTCGAGTTAAATGTTTTTAGTATTGAATCATTGAACTCTGCTTCATGTCCACTGCTTGGTCAATTCTTTGATAACGAGGCAATTGCTGTGAATATGCCGGTTTCAAGCTTCACAAACTATCCATCGTTGTTCCCTTCTGTTCTTCATTTTGTGAAGCAGCTCAGGCCAAAGGTCGTGGTCACTTTGGACAGAATTTGTGATCGAATTGATGTACCACTTCCCACCAATGTAGTTCATGTTCTCCAATGTTATTCGGCCTTGCTCGAATCTCTGGATGCGGTGAATGTGAATCTTGATGCCCTCCAAAAGATTGAGAGGCATTTCATCCAACCAGCCATCAAGAAAATTATACTTGGCCACCACCATTCTCAAGAAAAATTACCCCCATGGAGGAACCTCTTCATACAATCTGGATTCTCTCCATTCACATTTAGCAACTTCACAGAAGCTCAAGCTGAGTGTCTAGTTCAGAGGGCACCTGTGAGGGGATTTCATGTGGAGAGAAAGCCTTCATCACTTGTTCTATGCTGGCAAAGGAAAGAACTCATCTCAGTTTCTACTTGGAGATGCTGA
- the LOC100801785 gene encoding scarecrow-like protein 6 isoform X1: MKAMPLPFEEFQGKGVLDFSSASDLFSVLLHHPQPKWTTDKADYCYVGSSTEPTSVLDSRRSPSPPTSSSTMSSSLGSSSNNSTSKGGGGSGTSANTTTNPTPPSGNNNNNPPQESSPEKCGIRMEDWEGQDQSILRLIMGDVEDPSAGLSKLLQSTACGSQSVDFNAGFGVVDQQGLNMNMNMVSSGNIDQNYPAGFPFIAENIDGQNAKAGSGTGQVSESVVFSGNNPLMVSTSVSPGVFTSQQQQEFGVVDEKPQVINPQFMLNQNQVQFSENPSFFVPLMYPQVQVQEQQVFSPPHQSKRPLFDTIGHNFQAPRLPLLDSGQEVFGRRQQTQLPLFPHHMQQQQQQQQSMGLPSAKQQKVSSTGDDASHQFQQAIFDQLYKTAELIEAGNPVHAQGILARLNHQLSPIGKPFQRAAFYMKEALMSLLHSNAHSFMAFSPISFIFKIGAYKSFSEISPVLQFANFTCNQALIEAVERFDRIHVIDFDIGFGVQWSSFMQELALRSSGAPSLKVTAIVSPSTCDEVELNFTRENLIQYAKDINVSFELNVFSIESLNSASCPLLGQFFDNEAIAVNMPVSSFTNYPSLFPSVLHFVKQLRPKVVVTLDRICDRIDVPLPTNVVHVLQCYSALLESLDAVNVNLDALQKIERHFIQPAIKKIILGHHHSQEKLPPWRNLFIQSGFSPFTFSNFTEAQAECLVQRAPVRGFHVERKPSSLVLCWQRKELISVSTWRC, from the coding sequence ATGAAGGCCATGCCCTTGCCTTTTGAGGAATTTCAAGGGAAGGGAGTGTTGGATTTCTCTTCTGCCTCAGATTTATTTTCAGTGCTTTTGCATCATCCACAACCAAAGTGGACCACAGACAAAGCGGACTATTGCTATGTGGGCAGCAGCACTGAGCCCACCTCAGTTCTTGACTCCAGAAGAAGCCCTAGCCCTCCCACTTCCTCCTCCACAATGTCCTCTTCTCTtggcagcagcagcaacaacagcacCAGCAAGGGTGGTGGTGGTAGTGGCACTTCAGCCAACACCACCACCAACCCAACACCACCCTcaggcaacaacaacaacaaccctcCTCAGGAATCCAGCCCTGAGAAATGTGGCATCAGGATGGAGGACTGGGAGGGTCAAGATCAATCCATTCTGAGGCTCATCATGGGGGATGTTGAAGACCCTTCTGCTGGATTGAGCAAGCTCCTTCAAAGCACTGCCTGTGGCTCTCAAAGTGTTGATTTCAATGCTGGCTTTGGTGTTGTTGATCAACAAGGgttgaatatgaatatgaatatgGTGAGTAGTGGTAATATTGACCAAAATTACCCTGCTGGTTTCCCTTTCATTGCTGAGAATATTGATGGCCAGAATGCCAAGGCTGGTTCTGGGACTGGCCAGGTTTCAGAATCTGTTGTTTTCTCTGGCAACAATCCCCTCATGGTGTCAACATCTGTGTCCCCTGGTGTGTTCACTTCTCAGCAGCAGCAGGAGTTTGGAGTGGTGGATGAGAAGCCTCAGGTTATTAATCCACAGTTTATGTTGAACCAGAACCAAGTTCAGTTCTCAGAGAATCCTTCTTTCTTTGTGCCATTGATGTACCCCCAGGTGCAGGTGCAGGAGCAACAGGTTTTCTCTCCTCCGCATCAATCGAAACGCCCTCTCTTTGACACGATTGGTCACAATTTTCAGGCTCCAAGGTTGCCCCTTTTGGATTCAGGGCAAGAGGTGTTTGGTAGGAGGCAGCAAACACAGCTGCCATTGTTTCCTCACCatatgcaacaacaacaacaacaacaacaatcaatgGGTTTGCCATCTGCTAAACAGCAGAAGGTGAGTTCCACCGGAGACGATGCAAGCCACCAGTTTCAACAGGCTATATTTGATCAGTTGTACAAAACTGCTGAGCTCATAGAAGCTGGTAATCCGGTTCATGCGCAAGGGATATTGGCGCGGCTCAATCACCAGCTCTCCCCTATAGGTAAGCCTTTTCAGAGGGCTGCTTTCTACATGAAGGAGGCTTTGATGTCACTGCTTCATTCAAATGCTCACAGTTTCATGGCTTTTTCGCCAATTAGTTTCATATTCAAAATCGGAGCTTATAAGTCCTTTTCTGAGATATCACCTGTACTTCAGTTTGCCAATTTTACTTGCAACCAAGCCCTCATTGAAGCTGTGGAAAGGTTTGACCGAATTCATgttattgattttgatattgGGTTTGGAGTACAGTGGTCATCTTTTATGCAAGAGCTTGCCTTGAGGAGTAGTGGGGCACCTTCACTCAAGGTCACTGCCATTGTGTCACCCTCCACTTGTGATGAGGTTGAGCTCAATTTCACTAGAGAGAATTTGATCCAATACGCCAAGGACATCAACGTGTCATTCGAGTTAAATGTTTTTAGTATTGAATCATTGAACTCTGCTTCATGTCCACTGCTTGGTCAATTCTTTGATAACGAGGCAATTGCTGTGAATATGCCGGTTTCAAGCTTCACAAACTATCCATCGTTGTTCCCTTCTGTTCTTCATTTTGTGAAGCAGCTCAGGCCAAAGGTCGTGGTCACTTTGGACAGAATTTGTGATCGAATTGATGTACCACTTCCCACCAATGTAGTTCATGTTCTCCAATGTTATTCGGCCTTGCTCGAATCTCTGGATGCGGTGAATGTGAATCTTGATGCCCTCCAAAAGATTGAGAGGCATTTCATCCAACCAGCCATCAAGAAAATTATACTTGGCCACCACCATTCTCAAGAAAAATTACCCCCATGGAGGAACCTCTTCATACAATCTGGATTCTCTCCATTCACATTTAGCAACTTCACAGAAGCTCAAGCTGAGTGTCTAGTTCAGAGGGCACCTGTGAGGGGATTTCATGTGGAGAGAAAGCCTTCATCACTTGTTCTATGCTGGCAAAGGAAAGAACTCATCTCAGTTTCTACTTGGAGATGCTGA